A region from the Macadamia integrifolia cultivar HAES 741 unplaced genomic scaffold, SCU_Mint_v3 scaffold2118, whole genome shotgun sequence genome encodes:
- the LOC122065778 gene encoding uncharacterized protein LOC122065778, with product MAENCSSCRKEVEINLKTIGPARPSRLRVPSPIKVLDLRNLIAKNGQLPIDHLKLILRGEILCDRKNEDDVYLWLGDGDSLIVAVKPKPPAKHVRNGFDDDDDEDDLKFQIPESASLWKKRLFSFLHDKLKLPHVLLMAIFSISLKAWVLIILWFALAPVAHRWDVGPLYILGTGFCIILLNLGQRQHGDLSAYSIFNEDFRELPGTYNADRIDRDVRAGQF from the exons ATGGCGGAGAATTGTAGCAGTTGCAGAAAGGAGGTGGAGATCAACCTCAAAACCATAGGGCCTGCACGTCCCTCTCGTCTTCGAGTTCCTTCTCCTATCAAA GTGCTTGATTTGAGAAACTTGATTGCCAAGAATGGCCAATTACCAATTGATCATTTGAAGCTTATCTTGCGAGGGGAGATACTTTGTGACAGAAAAAATGAGGATGATGTGTACCTCTGGCTCGGTGATGGAG ATTCCTTGATAGTAGCTGTTAAACCAAAGCCTCCTGCTAAACATGTTCGAAACGGATttgatgacgatgatgacgaAGATGATCTG AAGTTTCAGATTCCAGAATCAGCAAGTTTGTGGAAGAAGaggcttttctcttttcttcatgaCAAGTTGAAGCTGCCTC ATGTCCTGTTAATGGCAATTTTCTCCATCAGTCTGAAGGCATGGGTTCTTATCATTTTATGGTTTGCACTGGCACCTGTTGCACACAGATGGGATGTTGGACCTTTATAT ATACTAGGGACGGGGTTTTGTATTATTCTCCTTAATCTTGGGCAGCGGCAACATGGTGACCTCAG TGCATATTCGATCTTCAATGAAGATTTCAGAGAGCTTCCTGGTACATATAATGCAGATCGTATTGACAGAGATGTACGGGCTGGTCAGTTTTGA